The window GTGGTCGGCTACGCCTACGGCGGGCCCTTCAGTCCCCGGGCGGGTTACCGGTTCTCCTGCGGGGTCAGCGTCTACCTCGAAGTCGGGCTGCGCCGCGGCGGCGCCGGCCGGGCCCTGTACGAGGCGCTGTTCGCCCGGTTGGCCGAGCGCGGCTACCGGATGCTGCTGGCCGGTATGACCCTGCCCAACGACGCGAGCGAGGGGCTGCACCGCGCGCTGGGATTCGAGCCCGCCGGGATCTACCGCCGGGTCGGCTGGAAGCACGGCAGCTGGCACGACGTCGCCTGGGTGCAGCGCGGAATCGGCGACCAGCGGGAACCACCCGCCGAACCACGCTGAACCGGCCCTGCCGAACCACGCTGAACCGGCTTGCCGAACCACGCCGAACCGGCCTGCGAACCACCCTGAAACCGGCGGCCGAACCCTGCCGCGGCCCTCTTCCGGCGGG of the Jatrophihabitans sp. genome contains:
- a CDS encoding GNAT family N-acetyltransferase — encoded protein: MIGGNPLLRDAVIRDARESDAAACAAIYRPYVTDTAISLETEPPSPAEMAERIASAVRSHAWLVLEAEGASQRGTSEEQTEVATAEGASQRGTSEERTDVATVGGRVVGYAYGGPFSPRAGYRFSCGVSVYLEVGLRRGGAGRALYEALFARLAERGYRMLLAGMTLPNDASEGLHRALGFEPAGIYRRVGWKHGSWHDVAWVQRGIGDQREPPAEPR